The following proteins are co-located in the Neomonachus schauinslandi chromosome 8, ASM220157v2, whole genome shotgun sequence genome:
- the C8H6orf47 gene encoding uncharacterized protein C6orf47 homolog produces MFLRRLGGWLPRPWGRRKPMKPDLPTPELRRVDSSSENSGSDWDSAPETMGDVGPPKTKDPGARRSSEAAPEPSRESRDEQLGSNRMDSFKWDKTVSNTQESGRLETGGTVPKRGRDPVGSSGTRPGVSPEGELSPPGPEAPVEKPGRRQKLLGWLRGDPGGGAGAPLQYLGGPEECLQISTNLTLHLLELLASALLGLCSRPLRAALDALGLRGPLGLWLHGLLSFLAALHGLHAVLSLLTAHPLHFACLFGLLQALVLAVSLREPSGEEETTDLEDEKLEREGEE; encoded by the coding sequence ATGTTCCTGCGACGGCTCGGTGGCTGGCTACCTCGCCCTTGGGGCCGCCGGAAACCAATGAAGCCTGACCTGCCTACCCCAGAACTCAGACGAGTGGACAGCTCCTCTGAGAATTCAGGGAGTGACTGGGATAGTGCCCCAGAAACCATGGGAGATGTGGGGCCTCCCAAGACCAAGGACCCAGGGGCACGGAGGAGCTCTGAGGCTGCTCCAGAACCAAGTAGGGAGTCCCGAGATGAGCAACTGGGGAGCAACAGAATGGATTCCTTCAAGTGGGACAAGACTGTCTCTAACACTCAAGAGTCTGGGAGACTGGAGACTGGAGGAACCGTTCCCAAACGGGGCCGGGATCCTGTGGGCTCAAGTGGCACCAGACCTGGAGTGTCCCCTGAAGGGGAACTGAGCCCCCCTGGGCCAGAAGCCCCAGTGGAGAAGCCAGGGCGGCGTCAGAAGCTGCTGGGCTGGCTGCGGGGGGATCcaggtgggggagcaggggctcCCTTGCAGTACCTGGGGGGCCCAGAGGAGTGTCTGCAGATCTCAACCAACCTGACTCTGCACCTGCTGGAGCTGCTGGCCTCAGCCCTGCTGGGGCTGTGCTCACGGCCTCTGAGGGCAGCTTTGGATGCATTGGGCCTGCGCGGACCGCTGGGCCTCTGGCTGCATGGGCTGCTGTCCTTCCTGGCTGCCCTGCACGGGCTCCATGCTGTGTTGAGCCTACTTACCGCTCACCCCCTGCACTTTGCCTGCCTCTTTGGTCTCCTACAGGCCCTGGTGCTGGCTGTCAGCCTCCGGGAGCCCAGTGGGGAGGAGGAAACCACTGACTTGGAGGACGAGAAGTTGGAGAGGGAGGGTGAGGAATAG
- the BAG6 gene encoding LOW QUALITY PROTEIN: large proline-rich protein BAG6 (The sequence of the model RefSeq protein was modified relative to this genomic sequence to represent the inferred CDS: deleted 1 base in 1 codon): MEPSDSTSTTTSMEEPDSLEVLVKTLDSQTRTFIVRAQMNVKEFKEHIAASVSIPSEKQRLIYQGRVLQDDKKLQEYNVGGKVIHLVERAPPQTQLPSGASSGIGSASGTHGGGPPPGTRGPGASVHDRNANSYVMVGTFNLPSDGSAVDVHINMEQAPIQSEPRVRLVMAQHMIRDIQTLLSRMECRGGPQAQHSQPPAQTPTVAPEPVALSSQTSEPVESEVPPREAMEAEEVEERVPAQSPELTPSGPAPVGPAPAPETNAPNHPSPAEYVEVLQELQRLESRLQPFLQRYYEVLGAAATTDYNNNQEGREEDQRLINLVGESLRLLGNTFVALSDLRCNLACAPPRHLHVVRPMSHYTTPMVLQQAAIPIQINVGTTVTMTGNGTRPPTAASAEAAPPGPGQASSLAPTSTAVDSSTEGIPPPGPAPPPTTSHPRVIRISHQSVEPVVMMHMNIQDSGTQPGGVPSAPTGPLGPPGHGQTLGSTLIQLPSLPPEFMHAVAHQITHQAMVAAVASAAAGQQVPGFPTAPTRVVIARPTPPQARPSHPGGPPVSGTLQGTGLGTNASLAQMVSGLVGQLLMQPVLVAQGTPGMAPPAAPATASASAGTTNTATTAGPAPGGPAQPPPPQPSAADLQFSQLLGSLLGPAGPGAGAPGVASPTITVAMPGVPAFLQGMTDFLQATQTAPPPPPPPPPPAPAPEQQTVPPLGSPSAGAGSPGGLGLESLSPEFFTSVVQGVLNSLLGSLGARAGSSESIAAFIQRLSGSSNIFEPGADGALGFFGALLSLLCQNFSMVDVVMLLHGHFQPLQRLQPQLRSFFHQHYLGGQEPTPGNIRTATHTLITGLEEYVRESFSLVQVQPGVDIIRTNLEFLQEQFNSIAAHVLHCTDSGFGARLLELCNQGLFECLALNLHCLGGQQMELAAVINGRIRRMSRGVNPSLVSWLTTMMGLRLQVVLEHMPVGPDAILRYVRRVSDPPQPLPEEPMEVQGSERTSPEPQRENASPAPGTTAEEAMSRGPPPAPEGGGSRDEQDGASAETEPWAAAVPPEWVPIIQQDIQSQRKVKPQPPLSDAYLSGMPAKRRKTMQGEGPQLLLSEAVSRAAKAAGARPLTSPESLSRDLEAPEVQESYRQQLRADIQKRLQEDPNYSPQRFPNAHRAFADDP, from the exons ATGGAGCCCAGTGATAGTACCAGTACCACTACCAGTATGGAGGAGCCTGACAGCCTGGAGGTGCTGGTGAAGACCTTGGACTCTCAGACTCGGACCTTTATTGTGAGGGCCCAG ATGAATGTAAAGGAGTTTAAAGAGCACATTGCTGCTTCTGTCAGCATTCCCTCTGAGAAACAACGGCTCATTTATCAGGGACGAGTTCTGCAGGATGATAAGAAGCTCCAGGAATACA ATGTTGGGGGAAAGGTTATTCACCTGGTGGAACGGGCTCCTCCTCAGACTCAGCTCCCTTCTGGGGCATCTTCTGGGATAGGGTCTGCCTCAGGCACCCATGGTGGAGGACCCCCACCTGGTACTCGGGGGCCTGGGGCCTCTGTTCATGACCGGAATGCCAACAGCTATGTCATGGTTGGAACCTTCAACCTTCCT AGTGACGGCTCTGCTGTGGATGTTCACATCAACATGGAACAGGCCCCGATACAG AGTGAGCCCCGAGTACGGCTGGTGATGGCTCAGCACATGATCAGGGATATACAGACCTTACTATCCCGGATGGAG TGTCGAGGGGGACCCCAAGCACAGCACAGTCAGCCGCCCGCACAGACGCCGACTGTGGCCCCGGAGCCTGTCGCCTTGAGCTCTCAAACATCAGAACCAGTCGAGAGCGAAGTGCCTCCTCGGGAGGCCATGGAGGCGGAAGAAGTGGAGGAGCGtgtcccagcccagagcccagaacTCACCCCTTCTGGCCCAGCCCCTGTGggcccagcacctgccccagAGACAAATGCGCCCAA CCACCCTTCACCTGCAGAGTACGTCGAAGTGCTCCAGGAGCTCCAGCGGCTGGAGAGCCGCCTGCAGCCCTTCCTGCAGCGCTACTACGAGGTTCTGGGTGCCGCTGCCACCACGGACTACAACAACAAC CAAGAGGGCCGTGAAGAGGACCAGCGCTTGATCAACTTGGTGGGGGAGAGCCTGCGGCTGCTGGGCAACACCTTCGTGGCCCTGTCTGACCTGCGCTGCAACCTGGCCTGTGCGCCCCCGCGACACCTGCACGTGGTTCGGCCCATGTCGCACTACACCACCCCCATGGTGCTTCAGCAGGCAGCCATCCCCATCCAG ATCAATGTAGGAACCACCGTGACCATGACGGGGAATGGGACTCGGCCCCCCACGGCTGCCAGTGCGGAGGCAGCTCCCCCTGGTCCTGGGCAGGCCTCGTCCCTGGCTCCCACTTCCACCGCTGTCGACTCCTCAACCGAGGGGATTCCCCCGCCAGGGCCGGCT CCCCCCCCGACCACCAGCCACCCGAGGGTCATCCGGATTTCCCACCAGAGCGTGGAACCCGTGGTCATGATGCACATGAACATCCAAG ATTCTGGCACACAGCCCGGTGGAGTTCCGAGTGCTCCCACTGGCCCCCTAGGACCCCCTGGTCATGGCCAGACCCTGG gctccaccctcatccagctgccctccctgccccctgagTTCATGCACGCCGTCGCCCACCAGATCACTCACCAGGCCATGGTGGCAGCTGTTGCCTCCGCGGCCGCAG GACAGCAGGTGCCAGGTTTTCCGACAGCTCCCACCCGGGTGGTGATTGCCCGGCCCACCCCTCCACAGGCTCGGCCTTCCCATCCTGGGGGGCCCCCCGTCTCGGGTACTCTA CAGGGCACCGGGCTGGGTACCAATGCCTCTTTGGCTCAGATGGTGAGCGGCCTTGTGGGGCAGCTTCTGATGCAGCCCGTTCTCGTGG CTCAGGGGACCCCAGGAATGGCTCCGCCTGCGGCCCCCGCCACCGCTTCAGCCAGCGCCGGCACCACCAACACTGCTACCACCGCCGGCCCTGCCCCCGGGGGGCCTGCCCAGCCTCCGCCCCCGCAGCCCTCCGCGGCCGACCTGCAgttctcccagctcctggggagcctgctggGGCCGGCAGGGCCCGGGGCCGGGGCGCCCGGCGTGGCTTCTCCTACCATCACCGTGGCGATGCCTGGCGTCCCCGCCTTCCTGCAGGGCATGACCGACTTCCTGCAg GCGACACAGACGGCGCCTCCGCCCCctccgccgcccccacccccggccccagcccccgAGCAGCAGACCGTGCCCCCGCTGGGGTCCCCTTCTGCTGGTGCAGGGAGCCCTGGAGGCCTGGGTCTTGAGAGCCTGTCGCCGGAGTTTTTTACCTCTGTGGTGCAGGGTGTGCTGAACTCCCTGCTGGGCTCCCTGGGGGCCCGGGCTGGCAGCAGCGAGAGTATCGCCGCTTTCATCCAGCGCCTCAGCGGGTCCAGCAACATCTTCGAGCCTGGGGCTGATGGGGCCCTCG GATTCTTTGGGGCCCTGCTCTCTCTTCTGTGCCAGAACTTTTCCATGGTGGACGTGGTGATGCTCCTTCATGGCCATTTCCAGCCCCTGCAGCGGCTCCAGCCCCAGCTGCGGTCCTTTTTCCACCAGCACTACCTGGGTGGCCAAGAGCCCACACCTGGCAACATACGG ACGGCAACCCACACGTTGATCACGGGGCTGGAAGAATACGTGCGGGAGAGTTTT TCTTTGGTGCAGGTTCAGCCCGGCGTGGACATCATCCGGACAAACCTGGAATTTCTCCAGGAGCAGTTCAACAGCATTGCCGCTCACGTGCTGCACTGCACAG ACAGTGGATTTGGGGCCCGTTTGCTGGAGTTGTGTAACCAGGGCCTGTTTGAATGCCTGGCCCTCAACCTGCACTGCTTGGGGGGACAGCAGATGGAACTTGCCGCAGTCATCAATGGCCGAATT CGTCGCATGTCTCGTGGGGTGAACCCATCCTTGGTGAGCTGGCTGACCACTATGATGGGACTGAGGCTTCAGGTGGTTCTGGAGCACATGCCCGTGGGCCCTGATGCCATCCTCAGATACGTTCGCAGGGTCAGTGACCCCCCCC AGCCACTTCCTGAGGAGCCAATGGAAGTTCAGGGTTCAGAGAGGACTTCCCCTGAGCCTCAG CGGGAGAATGCTTCCCCGGCCCCGGGCACGACGGCAGAAGAGGCCATGTCCCGAGGGCCACCTCCTGCTCCTGAGGGCGGCGGCTCCCGGGACGAACAGGACGGAGCTTCAGCTGAGACCGAGCCTTGGGCAGCCGCAGTCCCCCCA GAGTGGGTCCCGATTATCCAGCAGGACATTCAGAGTCAGCGGAAGGTGAAGCCGCAGCCCCCCCTGAGCGACGCCTACCTCAGTGGTATGCCTGCCAAGAGACGTAAG ACGATGCAGGGTGAGGGCCCCCAGCTGCTTCTCTCAGAGGCCGTGAGCCGGGCAGCTAAGGCAGCCGGAGCTCGGCCCCTGACGAGCCCCGAGAGCCTGAGCCGGGACCTGGAGGCACCAGAGGTTCAGGAGAGCTACAGGCAGCAG ctccgGGCTGATATACAAAAGCGACTGCAGGAAGACCCCAACTACAGCCCCCAGCGCTTCCCTAATGCCCATCGGGCTTTTGCTGATGATCCCTAG
- the APOM gene encoding apolipoprotein M, with translation MVHQIWAALLYLCGILLNSIYQCPEYSQLTTQGVDGKEFPEPHLGRWYFIAGAAPTKEELVTFDPVDNIVFNMATGSAPMKLQLRATIRMKNGLCVPRKWIYHLTEGSTDLRTEGRPDMKTKLFSSSCPGGIMLKESGQGYQRFLLYNRSPHPPEKCVEEFQSLTSCLDFKAFLRTPRNQEVCELSSN, from the exons ATGGTCCATCAAATATGGGCAGCTCTGCTCTACCTCTGTGGTATTCTCCTTAATTCCATCTACCAGTGCCCTGAGTACAGTCAACTGACAACTCAGGGAGTGGATGGGAAAGAG TTCCCAGAGCCACACCTGGGCAGGTGGTACTTTATCGCAGGGGCAGCTCCCACCAAGGAGGAGTTGGTGACTTTTGACCCTGTGGACAACATTGTCTTCAACATGGCTACAGGCTCTGCCCCCATGAAGCTCCAGCTTCGCGCTACCATCCGCAT GAAAAATGGGCTCTGTGTGCCCCGGAAATGGATCTACCACCTGACTGAGGGGAGCACAGATCTCAGAACTGAAG GCCGCCCTGACATGAAGACCAAGCTCTTCTCCAGCTCATGCCCAGGTGGAATCATGCTGAAAGAGTCAGGCCAGGGTTACCAGCGCTTCCTCCTCTACA ATCGCTCACCACACCCTCCTGAGAAGTGCGTGGAGGAATTCCAGTCCCTGACCTCCTGCCTGGATTTCAAGGCCTTTTTACGGACTCCCAGGAATCAAG aGGTCTGCGAGCTGTCCAGTAACTGA